One window from the genome of Mumia sp. ZJ1417 encodes:
- a CDS encoding CDP-alcohol phosphatidyltransferase family protein produces the protein MPDSAAPRPRHPTLAEYRAIAQPPEVRARRSAEHWVADLYLRDISPYVSRPLVRLGLSANAVTGLMILSGWLAAGSLLVPGLVGVVLAVFFGQLQMLLDCADGEVARWRGTLSPAGTFLDKIGHYTTESLIPIALGVRAAGGLPDMSDHYGWTTLGALLAVVILLNKSLNDFVHVSRAFSGLPRVADSAEAAAPRPGLVATLRRWARFVPFHRLYHSVELTLFALAAAVVDLLAGDAWGGLAGTRTLVVVLLPLALLAVVGHFVAIMASSRLRAPTP, from the coding sequence GTGCCCGACTCCGCTGCCCCACGTCCTCGCCACCCGACCCTCGCGGAGTACCGGGCGATCGCCCAGCCGCCCGAGGTCCGGGCGCGGCGCAGCGCGGAGCACTGGGTCGCCGACCTCTATCTCCGCGACATCTCGCCGTACGTGAGCCGACCGCTGGTCAGGCTCGGGCTCAGCGCGAACGCGGTGACGGGCCTGATGATCCTCAGCGGCTGGCTCGCTGCCGGATCGCTGCTCGTGCCCGGCCTCGTCGGGGTCGTCCTGGCCGTGTTCTTCGGCCAGCTCCAGATGCTCCTCGACTGCGCGGACGGTGAGGTCGCGCGATGGCGCGGCACCCTCTCCCCCGCCGGCACGTTCCTGGACAAGATCGGCCACTACACCACCGAGTCGCTGATCCCGATCGCGCTCGGCGTACGGGCGGCCGGCGGGCTGCCGGACATGTCCGACCACTACGGCTGGACGACGCTCGGCGCACTCCTGGCGGTCGTCATCCTGCTCAACAAGTCCCTCAACGACTTCGTCCACGTCTCGCGCGCCTTCTCCGGGCTCCCCCGGGTCGCCGACAGCGCCGAGGCCGCCGCCCCGCGCCCCGGACTCGTCGCCACGCTGCGTCGGTGGGCACGCTTCGTGCCGTTCCACCGGCTCTACCACTCGGTCGAGCTCACGTTGTTCGCTCTCGCCGCTGCCGTCGTCGACCTCCTCGCCGGCGACGCATGGGGAGGTCTCGCGGGGACACGCACCCTGGTCGTCGTGCTGCTGCCGCTGGCCCTGCTCGCCGTGGTGGGGCACTTCGTGGCCATCATGGCGTCGTCACGGCTTCGAGCGCCGACACCCTGA
- a CDS encoding CDP-glycerol glycerophosphotransferase family protein produces MADPGLAPPEAARVMAARAGDAATELTTAAAVVLAAAAALAGVVEPVVVTVLLVVIAALAYDGWRFVHRDDLSPNVERVLLGHGGALRGMVGAAVTVCFVAWSDASAWVAALAAMMSIGVVVLEPVLGQARQYRVTFVSNVPGLTPAPKQIDLESAATGAHLGALAFGAVTAGIGLSPWWWAAVTLVAAGPDIVMGLNAVVRMRAGRRIEADLAGALTAYAPDAVVYTAWPEDGSHQVTMWLPYLRRTGRKFLIVTRHNYPAELLAEHTDLPIVMRHGSRDLDDVVTPSLTTAFYVNASSGNSIFVRHHRLTHVFLGHGDSDKPSSYNPTHAMYDRIFAAGEAAVRRYAAHGVSIPRDTFDVVGRPQVEGVTRVDGPVPAQPTVLYAPTWRGHVDETAYHSLPIGTAIVGALLERGATVIFRPHPFSYRFETDTDTIRTIHQMLREDAERTGRAHVFGERAERTMSIFDCINAADAMVSDVSSVVVDWLFSGKPFAMTAMTEHGRDFVGHYPIAAASYVIEGDASNVSSALDSMLGSDPLALERRAVRNDYLGDFPAEGYADVFVDRARDVIDHRRTGTLVEDTAVGETDDAGVKLTLGAVRRQLAVAARDVTTGGLALLTFVAALLGAPRGLSLGGALVTMALFVVLHRRARPGNRKFQQIAGTLQMSRLLLVLALVVAWFDWHGSSWMVAVSLAVLAASTSVETTVFDSWERVGLEARNLPSLNVDVREVVPRGVVGVVGAAAVVVAWLAAAAGLTTVLVLVAAACLVAVVLALASGLRRVHRCVDAEDRLYATLEEQAPEFTVYFGSNVGARYQVGMWIPYFERLGRPFVVVTRNLTMFRALEGLTSAPVIHRPSIRSLQEVIVPSMRAAFYVNNAPNNTHFIERRQMVHVWLNHGDSEKPACYNPVHAIYDRIFAAGQAGIDRYARHGVEIPREKFEIVGRPQVEDIRPARGPIGDLTDRTVLYAPTWRGPYADSEVYSLPRGEEIVRALLKRGVRVIFRSHPFNYRFPDATRTIAKIGALLDADRARTGRQHVWGDAAELHMSVVDCFNASDAMVSDVSAVVSDYLQSQKPFAMIAVGRSSEVLREEAPAARAAYVVDGAISDLEPALDAMLGEDPLVEVREQTRVYYLGDFPAGTYADGFLTAGRRLIDAGPLDEGLR; encoded by the coding sequence ATGGCTGACCCAGGTCTGGCGCCCCCCGAGGCCGCACGCGTCATGGCGGCCCGCGCGGGCGACGCTGCCACCGAGCTCACCACCGCCGCGGCGGTCGTCCTGGCGGCGGCTGCCGCGCTGGCCGGCGTCGTCGAACCCGTCGTCGTCACGGTCCTCCTTGTCGTGATCGCCGCGCTGGCGTACGACGGCTGGCGCTTCGTGCACCGCGACGACCTCTCACCCAACGTCGAGCGAGTCCTGCTCGGCCACGGCGGCGCGCTGCGCGGCATGGTGGGCGCGGCGGTCACCGTGTGCTTCGTGGCGTGGAGCGACGCCTCGGCGTGGGTCGCTGCGCTCGCGGCCATGATGAGCATCGGCGTCGTCGTGCTGGAGCCGGTGCTGGGCCAAGCACGCCAGTACCGCGTCACCTTCGTCTCGAACGTTCCCGGTCTGACACCGGCGCCGAAGCAGATCGACCTCGAGTCCGCGGCGACCGGCGCTCACCTGGGCGCGCTCGCGTTCGGCGCGGTCACCGCCGGGATCGGGCTTTCTCCGTGGTGGTGGGCCGCGGTGACGCTGGTCGCTGCCGGCCCCGACATCGTCATGGGACTCAACGCCGTCGTCCGTATGCGCGCGGGACGACGGATCGAGGCCGATCTCGCGGGCGCGCTGACCGCGTACGCGCCCGACGCGGTCGTCTACACGGCGTGGCCGGAGGACGGCTCGCACCAGGTGACGATGTGGCTGCCCTACCTGCGACGCACCGGGCGCAAGTTCCTCATCGTGACGCGTCACAACTACCCGGCCGAGCTGCTCGCCGAGCACACCGACCTGCCGATCGTGATGCGGCACGGCTCACGCGACCTCGACGACGTGGTCACCCCGTCGTTGACGACCGCGTTCTATGTCAACGCCTCCTCGGGCAACAGCATCTTCGTCCGGCACCACCGGCTGACCCATGTGTTCCTCGGCCACGGCGACTCGGACAAGCCGTCGTCCTACAACCCGACGCACGCGATGTACGACCGGATCTTCGCCGCGGGTGAGGCGGCGGTGCGTCGCTACGCCGCCCACGGGGTGTCGATCCCTCGCGACACGTTCGACGTCGTCGGCCGTCCGCAGGTCGAAGGCGTCACGCGTGTGGACGGGCCGGTTCCGGCGCAGCCGACCGTCCTCTATGCGCCGACCTGGCGCGGGCACGTGGACGAGACGGCCTACCACTCGCTGCCGATCGGCACCGCCATCGTCGGCGCCCTGCTGGAGCGGGGCGCGACGGTGATCTTCCGGCCGCACCCGTTCAGCTACCGGTTCGAGACCGACACGGACACCATCCGTACGATCCATCAGATGCTCCGCGAGGACGCCGAACGCACCGGACGCGCGCACGTCTTCGGTGAGCGTGCCGAGCGCACGATGTCGATCTTCGACTGCATCAATGCCGCCGACGCGATGGTCTCTGACGTGTCGAGCGTGGTCGTCGACTGGCTCTTCTCCGGCAAGCCGTTCGCGATGACAGCGATGACGGAGCACGGTCGCGACTTCGTCGGCCACTACCCGATCGCCGCGGCCTCGTACGTGATCGAGGGGGACGCGTCCAACGTCTCGTCCGCGCTCGACTCGATGCTCGGCAGCGACCCGCTCGCTCTGGAGCGGCGGGCGGTCCGCAACGACTACCTCGGCGACTTCCCGGCCGAGGGTTATGCCGACGTGTTCGTCGACCGCGCCCGCGACGTCATCGACCACCGCCGTACGGGCACCCTGGTCGAGGACACGGCGGTAGGCGAGACCGACGACGCCGGAGTCAAGCTCACCCTCGGTGCCGTACGCCGCCAGCTAGCCGTCGCTGCACGCGACGTCACGACCGGCGGCCTCGCCCTGCTCACCTTCGTCGCCGCGCTGCTCGGCGCGCCTCGGGGGCTGTCGCTCGGCGGCGCGCTGGTGACGATGGCGCTGTTCGTGGTCCTGCACCGGCGCGCACGCCCCGGCAACCGAAAATTTCAGCAGATCGCCGGGACTCTCCAGATGTCCCGCCTGCTGCTTGTCCTGGCGCTGGTGGTGGCGTGGTTCGACTGGCACGGCAGCTCGTGGATGGTTGCGGTCTCGCTCGCGGTGCTGGCCGCCTCGACGTCCGTGGAGACGACCGTCTTCGACAGCTGGGAGCGGGTCGGGCTGGAGGCGCGCAACCTGCCTTCGTTGAACGTCGATGTCCGCGAGGTGGTGCCGCGCGGCGTCGTCGGCGTCGTCGGCGCGGCAGCCGTCGTCGTCGCATGGCTCGCCGCGGCGGCGGGCCTGACGACGGTCCTCGTGCTGGTCGCGGCTGCGTGCCTCGTCGCGGTGGTGCTCGCACTCGCCAGCGGCCTGCGGAGGGTGCACCGGTGCGTCGACGCGGAGGACCGCCTGTACGCGACGCTCGAGGAGCAGGCGCCCGAGTTCACCGTCTACTTCGGCTCGAACGTCGGGGCGCGCTACCAGGTCGGCATGTGGATCCCGTACTTCGAACGACTCGGTCGCCCGTTCGTCGTGGTGACGCGCAACCTCACGATGTTCCGGGCCTTGGAAGGCCTCACGTCCGCGCCGGTGATCCACCGCCCGTCGATCCGCAGCCTTCAAGAGGTGATCGTCCCGAGCATGCGGGCGGCCTTCTACGTGAACAACGCCCCCAACAACACGCACTTCATCGAGCGTCGCCAGATGGTCCACGTCTGGCTCAACCACGGTGACTCCGAGAAGCCTGCCTGCTACAACCCCGTGCACGCGATCTACGACCGGATCTTTGCCGCGGGCCAGGCGGGCATCGACCGCTATGCGCGTCACGGTGTCGAGATCCCGCGGGAGAAGTTCGAGATCGTCGGGCGTCCGCAGGTGGAGGACATCAGGCCGGCACGCGGACCGATCGGTGACCTGACCGACCGTACGGTCCTGTACGCCCCGACGTGGCGTGGTCCGTACGCCGACTCCGAGGTCTACTCGTTGCCTCGGGGCGAGGAGATCGTACGGGCGCTGCTCAAGCGCGGCGTCCGGGTGATCTTCCGGTCGCACCCGTTCAACTACCGCTTCCCGGACGCGACGCGGACGATCGCCAAGATCGGTGCGCTGCTCGACGCGGACCGCGCCCGTACCGGGCGTCAGCACGTCTGGGGAGATGCAGCCGAGCTGCACATGTCGGTGGTCGACTGCTTCAACGCCTCGGATGCGATGGTCTCCGACGTCTCGGCCGTTGTCTCCGACTACCTCCAGTCGCAGAAGCCGTTCGCGATGATCGCCGTCGGCCGCTCGTCGGAGGTGCTCCGAGAGGAGGCCCCCGCGGCACGTGCGGCCTACGTCGTCGACGGTGCGATCTCCGATCTCGAGCCCGCGCTCGACGCGATGCTCGGTGAGGACCCGCTGGTCGAGGTGCGCGAGCAAACGCGCGTCTACTACCTGGGTGACTTCCCTGCCGGCACCTATGCCGACGGGTTCCTGACTGCCGGACGTCGCCTGATCGACGCCGGTCCGCTCGATGAAGGGCTGCGCTGA
- a CDS encoding bifunctional cytidylyltransferase/SDR family oxidoreductase, translating into MRNVAVVLAGGTGTRVGLSIPKQLIKIAGKPIIEHTIAVMQASPLIDEIVVLMTPGHLDPVRSIVRNGGYDKVTQILEGADTRNATTQRALDALGDEECNVLLHDAVRPLVSQTIIEDVVAALGEYEAVDTVIPSADTIVAVHEDSDTIADVLPRHLLRRGQTPQAFRLSVIRAAYAKATQDPDFVATDDCTVVLRYTPDVPITVVDGHERNMKVTEPIDVYIADKLFQLASAERPEALTDVQQAAALEGKTVVVFGGSYGIGGDIAALAERAGATVFTFARSSTDTHVERRADVRAAAETVLAKTGRVDYVVNTAGVLPIAPLAETSEETIYNATEVNYLGPIFIAQEFYPHLAASSGSLLLFTSSSYTRGRSGYSLYSSAKAAVVNLTQALADEWAGDVRVNCVNPERTGTPMRTKAFGEEPAGTLLSSEEVARQSLDVLLSSQTGHVIDIRRENGPAAITNG; encoded by the coding sequence ATGCGAAACGTGGCCGTGGTGCTGGCCGGCGGCACCGGCACCCGGGTCGGCCTGTCGATCCCGAAACAGTTGATCAAGATCGCGGGCAAGCCGATCATCGAGCACACGATCGCGGTCATGCAGGCATCCCCTCTGATCGACGAGATCGTGGTGCTGATGACGCCGGGCCACCTGGACCCGGTGCGGAGCATCGTCCGCAACGGCGGGTACGACAAGGTGACCCAGATCTTGGAGGGCGCCGACACCCGCAACGCCACGACCCAGCGCGCGCTGGACGCCCTCGGTGACGAGGAGTGCAACGTCCTCCTCCACGACGCCGTGCGCCCGCTGGTGTCGCAGACGATCATCGAGGACGTCGTCGCCGCGCTCGGCGAGTACGAGGCTGTCGACACCGTCATCCCGTCGGCCGACACGATCGTCGCGGTCCACGAGGACTCCGACACCATCGCCGACGTGCTCCCGCGCCACCTCCTGCGGCGCGGGCAGACCCCGCAAGCGTTCCGTCTCTCGGTGATCCGTGCCGCCTATGCGAAGGCGACGCAAGACCCCGACTTCGTCGCGACCGACGACTGCACCGTCGTCCTGCGCTACACGCCCGATGTCCCGATCACGGTCGTCGACGGTCACGAGCGCAACATGAAGGTCACCGAGCCGATCGACGTCTACATCGCCGACAAGCTGTTCCAACTGGCGTCCGCCGAGCGTCCGGAGGCCCTCACCGACGTCCAACAGGCCGCCGCGCTCGAGGGCAAGACTGTCGTCGTCTTCGGCGGCTCGTACGGCATCGGTGGCGACATCGCCGCCCTCGCGGAGCGCGCAGGCGCGACCGTCTTCACGTTCGCGCGCTCGAGCACCGACACCCACGTCGAGCGACGCGCCGACGTCCGCGCCGCTGCCGAGACCGTCCTCGCCAAGACCGGACGGGTCGACTACGTCGTCAACACCGCGGGCGTCCTCCCGATCGCACCGCTGGCGGAGACGAGCGAGGAGACGATCTACAACGCGACCGAGGTGAACTACCTCGGTCCGATTTTCATCGCCCAGGAGTTCTACCCCCACCTCGCGGCATCGTCGGGCTCGCTGCTTCTCTTCACCTCCTCCTCGTACACCCGTGGCCGCTCGGGCTACTCGCTGTACTCCTCGGCGAAGGCAGCCGTGGTGAACCTCACCCAGGCGCTGGCCGACGAGTGGGCCGGCGACGTGCGCGTGAACTGCGTGAACCCCGAGCGCACGGGCACCCCGATGCGCACGAAGGCGTTCGGCGAGGAGCCCGCGGGCACGCTGCTGTCCTCGGAGGAGGTCGCGCGCCAGTCGCTCGACGTGCTCCTCTCGTCGCAGACGGGCCACGTCATCGACATCCGCCGCGAGAATGGCCCGGCTGCGATCACGAATGGCTGA
- a CDS encoding CDP-glycerol glycerophosphotransferase family protein, with protein MHRIRRLGQVARRGGALLRNRLDRRSFAARCNDDPAALDAPVALYFADGPENLYQLHQWDRVLAALPWPVVVIAARPDTGRRVLDETSLPVFFAPGSSYLEALVARGRLQVVAYVNHLPLNFRMLRFASPVHVHLGHGESDKDSSVTNQNKAYDRVLVAGAAARARIAGALREFDAAAHVREVGRPQLDLDYPGAPGWPDDGRTRVLYAPTWEGDRASMAYGSVASHGVALVRSLVDDPRYRVIYRPHPRTGVQDPSYAAADRRIRALLAERGSDHLVDTGPYGWQWAFADVCVTDLSSVAYDWLATGKPMLVTVPTEARTTLPPSLFLDEVPRLEAADAPHAAAILDRPWPRERMRELSEAYFGDTAPGASTARFVAALDEAIRLASVPVGPTSAAGPADED; from the coding sequence GTGCACCGGATCCGTCGCCTTGGCCAGGTCGCGCGCCGAGGGGGTGCGCTTCTCCGCAACCGGCTCGACCGCCGGTCGTTCGCCGCACGCTGCAACGACGACCCGGCGGCCCTGGACGCACCGGTCGCGCTCTACTTCGCCGACGGCCCCGAGAACCTCTACCAGCTCCACCAGTGGGACCGTGTCCTCGCCGCGCTTCCCTGGCCCGTGGTCGTGATCGCGGCGCGCCCTGACACTGGGCGTCGCGTCCTGGACGAGACCTCGCTGCCCGTGTTCTTCGCGCCGGGCTCGTCGTACCTCGAGGCCCTCGTCGCCCGCGGAAGGCTGCAGGTCGTCGCCTACGTCAACCACCTCCCCCTCAACTTCCGCATGCTGCGCTTCGCGAGCCCCGTCCACGTACACCTGGGCCACGGTGAGAGCGACAAGGACTCCAGCGTCACCAACCAGAACAAGGCGTACGACCGGGTGCTCGTCGCCGGCGCGGCCGCCCGTGCGCGGATCGCCGGCGCCCTTCGGGAGTTCGACGCCGCCGCGCACGTCCGCGAGGTCGGGCGGCCGCAGCTCGATCTTGACTATCCCGGCGCGCCGGGCTGGCCCGACGACGGCCGCACGAGGGTGCTCTACGCACCGACGTGGGAGGGCGACCGGGCCAGCATGGCGTACGGTTCGGTGGCGTCGCACGGCGTCGCCCTCGTCCGCTCCCTGGTGGACGACCCGCGCTATCGCGTGATCTACCGGCCGCACCCCCGTACGGGCGTCCAGGACCCCTCGTACGCGGCTGCCGACCGCCGCATCCGCGCCCTGCTCGCAGAGCGAGGTTCTGACCACCTCGTCGACACGGGCCCGTACGGGTGGCAATGGGCCTTCGCGGACGTGTGCGTCACCGATCTCTCCTCGGTCGCCTACGACTGGCTGGCGACGGGCAAGCCGATGCTCGTGACCGTCCCGACCGAGGCTCGCACCACGCTGCCGCCCTCGCTCTTCCTCGACGAGGTGCCGCGACTGGAGGCGGCGGACGCGCCGCACGCGGCCGCGATCCTCGACCGGCCGTGGCCGCGCGAGCGGATGCGCGAGCTGTCGGAGGCCTACTTCGGCGACACCGCGCCGGGGGCGAGCACCGCCCGTTTCGTGGCGGCGCTCGACGAGGCGATCAGGCTCGCATCCGTACCGGTCGGACCAACCTCCGCAGCCGGCCCCGCAGACGAGGACTGA
- a CDS encoding glycosyltransferase family 2 protein, whose protein sequence is MSTAPMSDEAMVPASVMPPVSVFMTVRNEERDLAECVERILLQDYAGELEVVVAVGPSADRTREIADALAAEHPSVTIVDNPTGLTPQGLNAAIGAARHDYLVRADGHALFPSDYLTRVVTALRDTGAANVGGRMAPRGTTAFGRAVARTMSSRFGIGGAAFHTGGAPGPQLTVYLGAFRRSALEKVGGYDEHFVRAQDWELNHRLRESGETVWFLPDLAVTYHPRETWKSFAQQQYRTGGWRRRVIKEHPDTASVRYLAPPAVVVMSVLGLALGLAGIFTTPWLLLGFAAPGVYLAGVTAASLWEGRDLDAAARVRLPVAMVTMHGAWGLGFLVS, encoded by the coding sequence ATGAGCACTGCGCCGATGAGTGACGAGGCCATGGTGCCGGCGTCGGTCATGCCGCCCGTATCGGTCTTCATGACCGTGCGCAACGAGGAGCGTGACCTCGCCGAGTGTGTCGAGCGCATCCTCCTCCAGGACTATGCCGGCGAGCTGGAGGTCGTCGTCGCGGTGGGGCCGTCCGCGGACCGCACGCGCGAGATCGCCGACGCGCTCGCCGCGGAGCATCCCTCGGTCACGATCGTGGACAACCCGACCGGGCTCACGCCGCAAGGGCTCAACGCCGCGATCGGTGCCGCGCGTCACGACTACCTGGTCCGTGCCGACGGGCACGCGCTCTTCCCGTCCGACTACCTGACGCGGGTGGTCACGGCGTTGAGGGACACCGGTGCCGCGAACGTGGGTGGCCGCATGGCGCCGCGCGGGACGACGGCTTTCGGGCGAGCCGTCGCGCGGACGATGTCATCGCGCTTCGGCATCGGCGGCGCGGCCTTCCACACCGGCGGTGCCCCAGGACCGCAGCTGACGGTCTATCTCGGGGCGTTCCGCCGCAGTGCGCTCGAGAAGGTCGGCGGGTACGACGAGCACTTCGTCCGGGCCCAGGACTGGGAGCTGAACCACCGCCTCCGCGAGTCGGGGGAGACGGTGTGGTTCCTGCCGGACCTTGCGGTCACCTACCACCCGCGCGAGACGTGGAAGTCGTTCGCCCAGCAGCAGTACCGTACCGGCGGCTGGCGTCGACGGGTCATCAAAGAGCACCCCGACACCGCGTCGGTGCGCTACCTGGCTCCGCCCGCGGTCGTCGTCATGTCCGTCCTCGGGCTCGCGCTCGGCCTCGCGGGGATCTTCACGACGCCGTGGCTGCTGCTCGGTTTCGCGGCACCTGGTGTCTACCTGGCGGGTGTGACGGCCGCGTCGTTGTGGGAGGGCCGTGACCTCGACGCCGCGGCCCGAGTCCGTCTGCCGGTCGCCATGGTCACGATGCACGGGGCCTGGGGGCTAGGCTTCCTCGTGAGTTAG
- a CDS encoding glutathione S-transferase family protein — MRYLTTRITRDGRDGYRVEPGRYRLVAARACPWANRAVIVRRLLGLEDAISMGLCGPVHDARSWTFDLDPGGVDPVLGYERLQQAYFARDPDYPLGITVPAMVDVPTRAVATNDFDQITRDLFFEWADFHREGAPDLWPEDLRDEMEPVMKRVFTEVNNGVYRCGFAGSQHAYDAAYDRLWTALDWLEDRLATRRYLMGDTITEADVRLFTTLARFDAVYHGHFKCNRQKLAEMPVLWAYARDLFQTAGFGDTIDFDQIKAHYYVVHADINPTQIVPKGPDLSGWHTAHGREELGGRPFGDGTPPASLAAGTLAV, encoded by the coding sequence ATGCGCTACCTCACCACCCGCATCACCCGAGACGGCCGCGACGGCTATCGGGTCGAGCCCGGCCGCTACCGGCTCGTCGCGGCGCGCGCGTGCCCCTGGGCAAACCGAGCAGTCATCGTCCGCCGGCTCCTCGGCCTCGAGGACGCGATCTCGATGGGGCTGTGCGGACCCGTCCACGACGCCCGCAGCTGGACTTTCGACCTCGACCCTGGCGGCGTCGACCCCGTGCTCGGGTACGAGCGGCTCCAGCAGGCCTACTTCGCCCGCGACCCTGACTATCCGCTCGGCATCACCGTTCCGGCGATGGTCGACGTCCCCACCAGGGCGGTCGCGACCAACGACTTCGACCAGATCACCCGTGACCTCTTCTTCGAGTGGGCCGACTTCCACCGCGAGGGGGCGCCCGACCTGTGGCCCGAGGACCTGCGCGACGAGATGGAACCCGTGATGAAGCGGGTCTTCACCGAGGTCAACAACGGGGTCTACCGCTGCGGCTTCGCAGGGTCGCAACATGCCTATGACGCCGCGTACGACCGGTTGTGGACCGCGCTCGACTGGCTCGAGGACCGCCTCGCGACCCGGCGCTACCTGATGGGTGACACGATCACCGAGGCCGACGTGCGGCTGTTCACGACACTGGCGCGCTTCGACGCCGTCTACCACGGGCACTTCAAGTGCAACCGTCAGAAGCTGGCCGAGATGCCGGTGCTGTGGGCGTACGCCCGCGACCTGTTCCAGACCGCCGGGTTCGGTGACACGATCGACTTCGACCAGATCAAGGCGCACTACTACGTCGTCCACGCCGACATCAACCCGACGCAGATCGTGCCGAAGGGCCCGGACCTGTCCGGCTGGCACACCGCGCACGGACGCGAGGAGCTCGGCGGCCGCCCGTTCGGCGACGGCACGCCGCCCGCGTCCCTAGCGGCGGGCACCCTGGCGGTCTGA
- a CDS encoding polysaccharide pyruvyl transferase family protein, which translates to MTQVLLRAHRNPFTTPAADRVLARNLVGDNVGNLLFSYAVQRTLSTSEATIQIARLNHARTLGPEEIDERFDHVVIPLANAFRKRFLPNLDAITETIEKLSIPVTVVGVGVQSAVGEGVRAPRQVGDAVTRFMRAVLDHSPSIGVRGEWTAEYLAGLGFGGDHVDVIGCPSMFLHGDTLPLRDPGRHLDPAGPIAFNLSPYLKQMAPVVEDQVARYPGLVYFAQDIRTLALLLEGQVDRPGADLRLPVHPDHPLIAEGRTRFPLDSTTWMEALARFPFSYGTRIHGNIAALLAGTPAYVLTHDARTLELARYHEIPHRRIDVDVNGVDAVALHAEADWQPLVDGHAERFGRYSDFLHRHGLRHVFDPGESADDFDRRIARKSFPPVVGEPSVSSVRGRILSPRLRGRLRRLVRPVRMRA; encoded by the coding sequence GTGACCCAGGTGCTTCTGCGGGCCCACCGCAACCCGTTCACGACGCCGGCGGCGGACCGGGTCCTCGCGCGCAACCTCGTCGGCGACAACGTCGGCAACCTGTTGTTCAGCTATGCCGTCCAGCGGACGCTGTCCACATCAGAGGCGACGATCCAGATCGCTCGCCTCAACCACGCCCGGACGCTAGGCCCTGAGGAGATCGACGAGCGGTTCGACCACGTCGTCATCCCGCTCGCCAACGCCTTCCGCAAGCGGTTCCTCCCCAACCTCGACGCGATCACCGAGACGATCGAGAAGCTCTCGATCCCCGTCACCGTGGTCGGCGTCGGAGTGCAGTCTGCTGTGGGCGAGGGCGTACGCGCGCCGCGCCAGGTCGGCGACGCCGTGACGCGCTTCATGCGCGCCGTGCTCGACCACTCTCCCTCGATCGGGGTCCGGGGCGAGTGGACCGCCGAATACCTCGCGGGGCTCGGCTTCGGCGGCGACCACGTCGACGTGATCGGCTGCCCGTCGATGTTCCTCCACGGCGACACGCTTCCGCTCCGCGACCCCGGGCGCCACCTCGATCCCGCAGGCCCGATCGCCTTCAACCTGTCGCCGTACCTCAAGCAGATGGCCCCGGTGGTCGAGGACCAGGTCGCGCGCTATCCCGGCCTGGTCTACTTCGCCCAGGACATCCGGACGCTCGCGCTCCTGCTCGAGGGCCAGGTCGACCGTCCCGGCGCCGATCTCCGGCTTCCCGTCCACCCCGACCACCCGCTGATCGCCGAGGGGCGCACGCGATTCCCTCTCGACTCGACGACGTGGATGGAGGCGCTCGCCCGCTTCCCGTTCTCCTACGGCACCCGCATCCACGGCAACATCGCCGCGCTGCTCGCCGGGACCCCGGCGTACGTCCTGACCCACGACGCGCGCACGCTCGAGCTCGCCCGCTACCACGAGATCCCGCACCGGCGCATCGATGTCGACGTGAACGGGGTGGACGCGGTCGCCCTGCACGCCGAGGCGGACTGGCAGCCGCTGGTCGATGGGCACGCGGAGCGGTTCGGGCGCTACTCGGACTTCCTGCACCGACACGGGCTGCGCCACGTGTTCGACCCGGGTGAGTCGGCTGACGACTTCGACCGGCGCATCGCCCGCAAGTCGTTCCCGCCGGTGGTCGGCGAGCCGTCGGTCTCCTCGGTCCGGGGCCGGATTCTCAGTCCTCGTCTGCGGGGCCGGCTGCGGAGGTTGGTCCGACCGGTACGGATGCGAGCCTGA